CGAGTTCGGCCAGGAAGGTGTTGGCAAATTCCTCGACGGCCTCATCGAGGTAGGCGTCACAGGCGTCCATAACCGATCGCTCGATCGTGAACTCGTGGGCACCGCCGCCGGGCTGCTGGATGACGTCCGTAAACGGCTCGAAGTTGTTGAAATCGGCGTGCTGTTCTTTGTATTCCCGAGCCGTCTGGGCGTCGATGTTGACCCGCCCCTGGGTCTCGCTCTCGACGTTCGTGGCGATCCGTCGATCGACTTCGTTCCCGGTGACTGAGCCGGTCGTAAAGGGCGTGAGTTGTTCGCCACGGCGGTAGGCAGAGGCTTCCAAGTTCGTCGAGCCCATGTTGACCGCGAGGAAGATCTCGTTGATCGCTTCGAGCCCATCACCGAAGGCGGGAATCGCGCCACACAGCGATTCGGGGTAGCTCTGGATGAAGTGCTCGCCGATACCGCTGCCCTCGACGACCGACTGGAGATTGGACAGGCCGCGCTCGTTGTCGATCGTCGGGATGGCGTAGACGACACCGCTGTTTGCCGGGATGTCGTTGGCCTCGATGACCGAGGTGAAGAACCGCTCGGTCAGTTCGGCACCGCGTTCGTCTTCCGGGAGGCCAGAGCGAAGCATGAACTGAACGCGATCGGGGTACTGTTGGGCGGCTTCCGCTCCGTAGAGCACCTGTTCTTCGCCACTAATGGGGTCGTCGTAGGTCGCCAGACAGGTCAGCGTCTGGGTGGTGTCCAGGCCACCTTCGCGGTCGGGTTTCGCGAGGACCGTCCGCGTACTCCCGAGTTTGACGCCGACTGGAACCGGCTGCTCGTCCGGCGTCGATTCCGCTGCATCTGCCGTCGAATCCTCGACAGTATCCTCGTCTGTGTCCGGTTGTGGCTCTTCTTCGTCCTCCTGTTCGGCTGGTTCGTCTGTTTCGGCATCCTCGACACTCATACGATGGGCGATTGTCCCCGCGACAGTATATAACTACGTGTCGAAAAATCAGCGCTGATACCGACGGACGGAGGCGGCCCGTCGGGGGAGAGAGTCAGAAGCGAGTCAGTCACTCACTGCATCGAGGTGAGTTTGGCGATGTGGACCAGGCTCAGCAGGTGGTCGTCGATCGACAACTCCGAGTGGTCGCTGCCCGTCCCCTCGAGACCGAGCAAGTAGTCTTCGAGGTCGTCGCTGACGTCCTCGGTGATCCAGCCGACTTGGGCGTAGTAGTCGACGGCCTCGTTGGCCCCCCGAAAGCCAGCTTTCTCCAACAGGAACGAGAGCCATTCGAAGACGATCAATTCGCCGGCGTAACTCTCGGGCAGTCCGTGCAGATACGGCTTCTCCAGTTCGCCCCCGACCATACTCTCTAAGGGCAACAGTTGGCGGTACAGTTGAGACCGGTAATCCCCATCACCGAGGACATCGCCGCCGAGTCCGCCACCGCCGGTGTCGAAGCCGGGCGTCGGGGCCTCTTCCTCGACATCTTCGTCGCCGACCGGGATCGTGGCCCCGCCGCGCTCACGGGCCATCTTCCGGAGTTCGTCGAGGTCGTAATCCTTCGGGTTGATCGTCATGACTCTCTGTTACCGATACCTACAGGCTACTCTCTGTTAAAGGTTGCAGTCACGTCGTACGTACGTCTGACAGGCCGAAGTCCGGGATTTCGCCACTAGCGCGGTTGGTGATCGCCGCCCGTCGGTGATTTCAGGATTTGATACCCGCGAGCGTATTTTTATGTGGTGTCGAACCTGAACGTTGAACAACTGACAATGCCCAGCCAGACATCGGCCCGGACGCCAACCGTCTGCGTGACCAACGCAAAGGGCGGAACGGGCAAGACAACCATCGCGATCAACGTCGCCGGGGCACTCAACGAGCGCGGTCACGACGTCCTGTTCGTGGATATCGATCCACAGGGTAACGCTACCGAAGGGCTCGGACTGCTCGATGCCTACGACGCCGAACCGCCGACGCTGTTCGACGTCCTGACCGACCACGCGGTACGGACCTCGGTCGAGGAGTTGATCGTCGAACACGAAGAGATGGACGTGTTGCCGAGTTCGATCGATCTCCTTCAGGCCGAACACGAACTGACGATCGCCGACCTCCTCGCGTGGGCCAAGACCGACGACTCGGTGGCAGTCGACCCAGCCGCCCTCTCTCAGATGGCGATCAATATCACGCCCGAGGCGATCACCGGCGGGCACGCCCTCGATGCCCTCGATGAGACACTGGCGCAAGTCGAGACGGAATACGATTACGTCATCATCGATTCGCCGCCGTTCTACGGGAAGCTGACCGACACGGCGATTTACGCCGCCCAGAACGTGCTCGTACCGGCACTCACGGAGGCGACGTCCGAGCGAGCGATCGAGTTGCTCATCGACCAGATCGCCGCCCTGGAGGGACAGGTCGACATCACTGTCGATACCGTTGGCGTCGTCGCCAATCGGGTCGAACAGACCAACGAAGACGCGACGATGCTATCGTGGCTCAACGAAGTGTTCGAGGACTACCCGCTCTGGGAAGTGCGAAAGCGCGTCGCCCTCCAGCGCGCGTTCTCGGCCGGCACATCTATCTTCGCCTACGAACAACAGGTAGACATGGAAGACGTGTTTCTGGATATCGCCAAACAGTTCGAGACACACTTTGAACGGGAGCCCCAGGAGGTGACAGCATGAGCGACGAAGACGACGAGCGGATGGACCGCGCCCGCCGCATCCGAAACCTTCGGGAAGGTCGTCGTGGCGGCGACGAAC
The sequence above is drawn from the Halorhabdus sp. CBA1104 genome and encodes:
- a CDS encoding ParA family protein, producing MPSQTSARTPTVCVTNAKGGTGKTTIAINVAGALNERGHDVLFVDIDPQGNATEGLGLLDAYDAEPPTLFDVLTDHAVRTSVEELIVEHEEMDVLPSSIDLLQAEHELTIADLLAWAKTDDSVAVDPAALSQMAINITPEAITGGHALDALDETLAQVETEYDYVIIDSPPFYGKLTDTAIYAAQNVLVPALTEATSERAIELLIDQIAALEGQVDITVDTVGVVANRVEQTNEDATMLSWLNEVFEDYPLWEVRKRVALQRAFSAGTSIFAYEQQVDMEDVFLDIAKQFETHFEREPQEVTA
- a CDS encoding FlaD/FlaE family flagellar protein, whose translation is MTINPKDYDLDELRKMARERGGATIPVGDEDVEEEAPTPGFDTGGGGLGGDVLGDGDYRSQLYRQLLPLESMVGGELEKPYLHGLPESYAGELIVFEWLSFLLEKAGFRGANEAVDYYAQVGWITEDVSDDLEDYLLGLEGTGSDHSELSIDDHLLSLVHIAKLTSMQ